In Phycisphaerae bacterium RAS2, the DNA window ACTTATTCCTCGGGGACGGGCAACTCAAACTGCACCGCATGTGAAACTGGAAAGTATCAAAGCCAGCCGGGCCAAACGAGCTGCACGAATTGCCCGTCGGGACACTACGCGCCGATTATCGGCATGACGGCATGTCTGGCGTGCGCACCAGGTACCTACGCGAACGGAACCGGGTCAACGAACTGCACCAAGTGTGAAGTTGGTAAGTACCAGGCCAATTCCGGCGCGACGGCATGCGTCGCCTGCGCCGAGGGGCAGTATCAGCCTGGCACGGGTCAAACAAGCTGCTTGATCTGTCAGCCCGGTACCTTTAACAATCAAACAGGCCAAACCGCATGCACCCAATGCGCGGCCGGGACCTACAGCGACATCCAAGGCGCGACACAATGCCTGAACTGCGGAATTGGCACGTTTCAGAATTGCACAGGTCAATCCGCGTGCTTCACCTGTTGCCGGTCGGATGTCAACCACGACGGCCGGCGCAACGGCCACGATATCGACTCTTTCACCTTCTGCCTGCTCGGCGATGAGACCGATTGCGCGTGCGCTGATGTTGACTTGAACGGAACCGTGACTCCCGCCGACGTCGTGCATTTCGTCAACGACATTCTCACCGGAGAAAGCTGCTCTTGACGTTTCGAGGCGCGCACGCGGCCTTTCGCAGACCTTACAAAATGAGTATCATCGGCACGCCTCATGAAGGAGCCTGCGACGATGAAACTCTGCCAGTTCTACAAAACCGAGAATGATCGCGCGGCGGACCTGCAACGCCGCGTGCCCGTCAACGCCCGCCTCGGCGCGCTGGTCGGCGACAAGATCGTGGACATCACCGATCGCGCCGCCAAATGCGCCGACCTGCGCGATCCACAGTTCGCCGGCGTGCTCACTGCGGCCGCCGCGATGGCGCCGGAGTTTGAAGCCCTTCGGGGCGAGGTTCGCAAGCTGCCCGCCGACGGCGGTCTCGCGCCCGACAAAGTTTTTTTTGGCCCGTGCGTCCTGCGGCCGTCGCAATTCATGGACTTCTACGCCTTCGAGCAGCATGTGATGACCATGCGCAAGAAGCGCGGCTTCGACTTCATCGTGCCCGAATGGTACGAAGTGCCCGCTTATTACAACTCGAACGCGACCAGCCTCATCGGCCACGGCATGACGGCGACCTTCCCCGCCGGCGAGGACAAGCTCGACTACGAATGCGAGATGGCGTGCATCGTCGGCCGGCCGATCCGCAACGCCACGCTGGAGACGGCGCGAGCGGCGATCGCCGGATACGCGACGCTGAATGACCTGTCGGCCCGAGCGCGGCAGACGAAGGTGATGCCGATCAACATGGGGCCGAGCGCCGGCAAGGACTTCGGCAGCGCGCTGGGGCCGTACCTCGTGACGCCCGATGAGATTCCCGATCTGGGCGCGCTGGGGATGCGGGCATTTGTGAACGGCGAAAAATGGACCGACGGCCGTTACGGCACGGTGCAGCACTCGTTCGAGGCGATGATCGTGTTCGCGAGCGCCAGCCGATGGCTGTATCCGGGGGACGTGCTGGGCAGCGGGACAGTCGGCGGCGGCTGCGGCGCGGAATTAGGCAAGTTTCTCAAACCTGGCGACACAATCCGCGTGGAGATCGACACGCTGGGGGCGGTGGAGAACAAGGTGGAGCGGGATGACGTGCAGTGATTGGCGTCCACATTAGGATTGCAAATCGTTTGCTGCGAGAATAGAATTTAACAATGGAGCTTGAGTGGGACGAGGACAAGGCGGTCCGCAACGTCTCAAAGCATGGCGTCGAATTCGCAGAAGCGGCGACGGTCTTTGGCGACGCATTGGCCCTGACATTCCTTGATCCGGATCACTCGGAACGAGAGGAAAGATACTTGACATTCGGGCACTCCATCGCCGGGAGACTCCTGGTTGTCGCACACACAGATCGCGGCGATCGGATCCGAATCATCAGTGCACGAATGGCGACACGCCGCGAAAGGGCTTTGTATGAAGAAGGCTAAGCCACGACAGAACCACGACGACGTTCGCCCCGAGTATCGCCGTGAGGACCTGAAGGGCGGTGTCCGGGGCAAGTACCTGAAACGTTTTCGCAAGGGCAATAATCTGGCCCTGCTGGCGCCTGATGTCCGCGCTGCCTATCCTACCGATGCATCGGTCAATCGGGCGCTGCGGTCGCTGCTGAAACAACGTTGAACGTCTAGAGCGGCTGCGGCGATGAATTAGGCAAATTTCTCAAACCGGGGGACACGATCCGCGCGGAGATCGACACGCTGGGGGCGGTGGAAAATCGAGTGGAGCGGGATCAGTAGCCGCGCCATCAGCCCAACGTCAGCTCCCACCACCCCACGTCGTGCCACCGGTCAAACTTCCAACCCACTTCCTTGAACCTGCCGACGTATTGGAATCCGACCGCCTCGTGCAATCGCACCGACGCCTCGTTCGGGAGGGTGATGCCCGCGACGACCTGGTGAAACCCCGCTGCGCGCAACCGCTCAAAAAGCGCGAAGTACAGCGATTTTCCAACGCCCCGACCCTGATACGCCGGCGAGATATAGATGCCCGTCTCAACTGTGAACCGGTACGCATCCCGATCGCGCCACGGCCCGGCCTTGCAATACCCGGCGAACGCGCCATCGACTTCCGCCGCCAGCCACGGCCCAGCGGCCCGGCCCTTCTCCCAGTACGCGCGGAACGCGTCATCCGTCGCCGGCTCGTACGCAAAATGGATGGGAGTGGTGCGGATCACCTCGTTCGTGATCGCATTGGCCGCTGCCACGTCGGACTCGTTGAAATCCCGAATAATCATCACGCGGCCTCGATGGCACCCGACTGATTCGAGTCCTACGACTGTCCGCCCGGATGGGTTCGACGCGGCGTTGCGAGGCGGCTCAATTCAGGA includes these proteins:
- a CDS encoding GCC2 and GCC3 — encoded protein: MRPTLYGCTVLIFSMLHISADTAWTADCPPGYFSPTGQEPCLPCPAGTYQVWTGATTCAPCEAGSFQDQVGQTSCTPCASGKYAPCTGASQCLNCPAGSISTGTGNTVCTPCAAGEYQSSTGQSSCFACPPGAYAPTAGMANCLPCRAGTYSDGTGAINCTNCPTGTFMAGEGATICTACAAGQYQDSPGQTACKACPSGTYSSGTGNSNCTACETGKYQSQPGQTSCTNCPSGHYAPIIGMTACLACAPGTYANGTGSTNCTKCEVGKYQANSGATACVACAEGQYQPGTGQTSCLICQPGTFNNQTGQTACTQCAAGTYSDIQGATQCLNCGIGTFQNCTGQSACFTCCRSDVNHDGRRNGHDIDSFTFCLLGDETDCACADVDLNGTVTPADVVHFVNDILTGESCS
- a CDS encoding Ureidoglycolate lyase, with translation MKLCQFYKTENDRAADLQRRVPVNARLGALVGDKIVDITDRAAKCADLRDPQFAGVLTAAAAMAPEFEALRGEVRKLPADGGLAPDKVFFGPCVLRPSQFMDFYAFEQHVMTMRKKRGFDFIVPEWYEVPAYYNSNATSLIGHGMTATFPAGEDKLDYECEMACIVGRPIRNATLETARAAIAGYATLNDLSARARQTKVMPINMGPSAGKDFGSALGPYLVTPDEIPDLGALGMRAFVNGEKWTDGRYGTVQHSFEAMIVFASASRWLYPGDVLGSGTVGGGCGAELGKFLKPGDTIRVEIDTLGAVENKVERDDVQ
- the bar gene encoding Phosphinothricin N-acetyltransferase, translated to MIIRDFNESDVAAANAITNEVIRTTPIHFAYEPATDDAFRAYWEKGRAAGPWLAAEVDGAFAGYCKAGPWRDRDAYRFTVETGIYISPAYQGRGVGKSLYFALFERLRAAGFHQVVAGITLPNEASVRLHEAVGFQYVGRFKEVGWKFDRWHDVGWWELTLG